One Cotesia glomerata isolate CgM1 linkage group LG8, MPM_Cglom_v2.3, whole genome shotgun sequence genomic window carries:
- the LOC123270434 gene encoding eukaryotic initiation factor 4A-I-like has protein sequence MSETMERSIEESKNGLENDGPPAMEPDGLIESNWDQIVESFDDLNLKDQLLRGIYAYGFEKPSAIQARAILPCIKGHDVIAQAQSGTGKTATFSISILQQIDTSINECQALILAPTRELAQQIQKVVIALGDFMQAQCHACIGGTNVREDMRKLEQGVHVVVGTPGRVYDMISRRALRTNNIKMFVLDEADEMLSRGFKDQIHDVFKLLPTEVQVILLSATMPNDVLEVSKCFMRDPINILVKKEQLTLEGIKQFFIFVEKEDWKLETLCDLYDTLSITQAVIFCNTRRKVDWLTENMQNRDFTVSAIHGEMEQKERDLIMRQFRTGSSRVLITTDILARGIDVQQVSLVINYDLPSNRENYIHRIGRGGRFGRKGVAINFITEEDKRTLHDIENFYSTHIDEMPLNVADLV, from the coding sequence ATGTCTGAAACAATGGAACGCAGCATCGAAGAAAGCAAAAACGGACTAGAGAACGACGGACCACCAGCAATGGAACCAGATGGTTTGATCGAGTCGAACTGGGACCAGATAGTCGAGAGCTTCGACGACTTGAACCTGAAAGACCAGCTCTTGCGAGGAATTTACGCTTACGGTTTCGAGAAACCATCAGCAATTCAAGCTCGTGCTATCCTGCCATGCATCAAGGGGCACGACGTGATCGCCCAGGCCCAGTCAGGAACTGGTAAAACTGCAACCTTCTCTATTTCTATTTTGCAGCAAATAGACACGTCTATCAACGAGTGCCAGGCTCTGATCCTAGCTCCGACTCGTGAGTTGGCCCAGCAGATCCAGAAGGTCGTGATCGCTCTTGGAGACTTCATGCAAGCTCAGTGTCACGCTTGCATCGGAGGAACCAACGTGCGCGAGGACATGCGCAAATTGGAGCAAGGAGTCCACGTGGTGGTTGGAACTCCCGGTCGTGTCTATGACATGATAAGCCGTCGCGCATTGCGCACCAACAACATCAAGATGTTCGTTCTTGATGAAGCTGACGAGATGTTGTCTCGTGGATTCAAAGATCAGATCCACGATGTCTTCAAGCTGCTGCCAACTGAAGTCCAGGTTATCTTGCTCTCGGCTACAATGCCTAATGATGTCTTGGAGGTGTCCAAGTGCTTCATGCGCGACCCGATCAACATCTTGGTGAAGAAAGAGCAGCTTACTCTCGAGGGTATCAAGCAGTTCTTCATTTTTGTTGAGAAGGAGGACTGGAAGCTGGAGACTCTTTGCGATTTGTATGACACTCTGAGCATCACTCAGGCTGTTATCTTCTGCAATACTCGTCGCAAGGTCGACTGGCTCACTGAGAACATGCAGAACCGTGACTTTACTGTTTCTGCTATTCACGGAGAGATGGAGCAGAAAGAGCGTGATCTTATTATGAGGCAATTCCGTACTGGATCTTCTCGTGTTCTCATCACGACAGACATCTTGGCTCGTGGTATTGATGTCCAACAAGTTTCTcttgttattaattatgatttgCCGTCAAACCGTGAGAATTACATCCACAGAATTGGACGTGGTGGTCGTTTTGGACGTAAGGGAGTAgccattaattttattactgagGAAGACAAACGCACGCTTCATGATATTGAGAATTTCTACAGCACTCACATTGATGAGATGCCACTGAACGTCGCTGATTTAGTTTAA